A stretch of the Planktothricoides raciborskii GIHE-MW2 genome encodes the following:
- a CDS encoding glycosyltransferase family 2 protein, which translates to MLKFTVVITTYNRLPLLRRAVESVLSQTVPCELVVADDCSTDETQAYLTSLGDRIIYHRNPVNMGHAETVNAGVKAATGDWIKMLDDDDYLAPNCIEKFTKAIALRPQAVICSCQAIQVNENEQELFRTQPNGLGKAFYVPQEDIHYGMLMDQVPFGTPVQVAFQREAFLKSGGWDSAFNLNYDDIDSWLKIAQYGDAVFINEYLAYRTLWSGGLNVKLAIKDRLKTNIMIKEKIYNLVSPLYQNKLDPFESIKRYMALHWMFVSLKNKKISDALSVGIPAIFSLSGWFLFAKFIYSRKINKQGNKIRQQVILS; encoded by the coding sequence ATGCTTAAATTTACTGTCGTCATCACCACCTATAACCGTTTACCCTTATTAAGACGGGCGGTTGAATCAGTTTTATCCCAAACAGTCCCTTGTGAATTAGTCGTGGCTGATGATTGTTCCACCGATGAAACTCAAGCGTATCTGACAAGTCTGGGCGATCGCATTATTTATCATAGAAATCCCGTGAATATGGGTCATGCAGAAACCGTCAATGCTGGGGTAAAAGCCGCAACGGGAGATTGGATCAAAATGTTAGATGATGATGACTATCTTGCCCCGAATTGCATTGAAAAATTCACCAAAGCGATCGCCCTACGTCCTCAAGCGGTGATTTGTTCTTGTCAAGCGATTCAAGTCAATGAAAATGAACAAGAACTCTTTAGGACTCAACCCAATGGTCTCGGCAAAGCTTTCTATGTCCCCCAAGAAGATATTCACTATGGAATGCTAATGGATCAAGTGCCCTTTGGCACCCCGGTACAGGTAGCTTTTCAAAGAGAAGCTTTTCTCAAATCCGGGGGCTGGGATAGTGCGTTTAATTTAAACTATGATGACATAGATTCTTGGTTAAAAATTGCTCAATATGGGGATGCGGTTTTTATTAATGAATATCTGGCTTATCGCACCTTATGGTCTGGTGGATTAAATGTCAAGTTGGCCATTAAAGACCGCTTAAAAACCAATATTATGATTAAAGAAAAAATCTATAATCTCGTTAGTCCATTATATCAGAATAAATTAGATCCATTTGAGAGCATCAAACGATACATGGCCTTACATTGGATGTTTGTGTCCTTGAAAAATAAAAAAATATCCGACGCATTAAGCGTGGGCATTCCGGCAATATTTTCTCTGTCCGGCTGGTTCCTTTTTGCTAAATTCATTTATTCTCGGAAAATCAATAAACAAGGAAATAAAATTCGCCAACAAGTGATTTTATCTTGA
- a CDS encoding rhomboid family intramembrane serine protease produces MIPLSDRFPSRQPLVIWGIIGINLALFMGELNLELKGTLGEFLTTWGIVPSRIHAIATDAMSSNNPANWVALIILPLGSIFLSLFLHSSFSQILGNMLFLWVFGKSLEEILGHGRFLIFYIISGLLTGVGQALIDPTLTNPLVGSNGAITAILGAYLLSFPKAKIESILPLVIIFIPIEIPAFFYLSWWFVQQIFYGVGRLEIAVTINQFSLAYWTHGLGLLIGATLIPLMVKRKPATAIY; encoded by the coding sequence ATGATTCCTCTTAGCGATCGCTTTCCATCACGGCAACCCCTAGTCATCTGGGGTATCATTGGCATAAATTTAGCCCTATTTATGGGGGAACTTAACCTAGAGTTAAAGGGAACTTTGGGGGAATTTCTGACCACTTGGGGCATTGTCCCCTCGCGAATTCATGCGATCGCTACTGATGCCATGAGTAGCAATAACCCCGCCAATTGGGTAGCTTTAATTATTCTCCCGTTGGGGTCAATTTTCTTGAGTTTATTCCTCCATAGTAGTTTTAGTCAAATCCTGGGAAATATGCTATTTTTATGGGTATTTGGCAAAAGCTTAGAAGAAATTCTCGGTCATGGCCGCTTTCTGATATTTTATATTATATCTGGATTATTGACTGGGGTGGGACAGGCGCTAATTGACCCTACTTTAACAAATCCTTTAGTGGGGAGTAATGGCGCGATCACGGCTATTTTAGGAGCCTATTTGCTCAGTTTTCCCAAAGCAAAAATAGAAAGTATCCTGCCCTTGGTGATTATTTTTATTCCCATAGAAATTCCGGCATTTTTTTATTTAAGCTGGTGGTTTGTCCAACAAATATTTTATGGCGTTGGTCGGCTAGAAATTGCTGTCACCATCAACCAATTTAGCTTGGCTTATTGGACTCATGGCTTAGGTTTACTCATTGGCGCCACTTTAATTCCCTTAATGGTCAAACGGAAACCCGCTACCGCAATTTATTAA
- a CDS encoding tetratricopeptide repeat protein encodes MGYSIDVYDHDFEQEVLEKSYETPVIVDFFATWCGPCQMLKPMLEKVAQEYDCVVAKVDIDQNPYLSQALKIEGVPDVKIIYQGQLINGFVGVLTEPQLTQLLAKCNIKRLVDDELSAIASGTLTKDGEASPEMWQKLLEKYPNNPKITLDAAKYFISINQIEAAQELLANLPQNNPEFVPVGKAIAALIQFQIAASDAGETDLDRSFAQGASFTIEGHYKAALDLFLAVVESDRKYKDDGARKAILLIFDILGNENPLTLEYRQKLTLALF; translated from the coding sequence ATGGGATATTCCATTGATGTGTATGACCATGACTTTGAGCAAGAAGTATTAGAAAAATCCTATGAAACTCCGGTAATTGTGGATTTTTTTGCCACTTGGTGCGGCCCTTGCCAAATGTTAAAGCCGATGCTGGAAAAGGTGGCGCAAGAATATGATTGTGTGGTGGCTAAGGTGGATATTGACCAAAATCCTTATTTATCTCAAGCCTTAAAAATTGAGGGAGTTCCCGATGTTAAAATTATCTATCAAGGTCAGCTAATTAATGGCTTTGTCGGGGTGCTAACAGAACCCCAACTTACACAACTTTTAGCCAAATGTAATATTAAACGTCTGGTGGATGATGAGTTATCCGCGATCGCCTCTGGAACTTTGACCAAAGACGGGGAAGCATCCCCAGAAATGTGGCAAAAGTTACTAGAAAAATATCCCAATAATCCCAAAATAACTTTAGATGCGGCTAAATATTTTATTTCCATCAATCAAATAGAAGCAGCCCAAGAATTACTGGCCAATCTTCCCCAGAATAATCCAGAATTTGTCCCCGTAGGAAAAGCGATCGCGGCTTTAATTCAATTTCAAATTGCTGCTAGTGATGCGGGGGAAACCGACTTAGATCGGTCTTTTGCTCAAGGGGCAAGCTTTACCATCGAAGGCCACTATAAAGCGGCATTAGACTTATTTTTAGCAGTGGTAGAAAGCGACCGAAAATATAAAGATGATGGAGCGCGAAAAGCCATCTTGTTAATTTTTGATATTTTAGGCAACGAGAATCCTCTGACTTTAGAATATCGCCAAAAGTTAACCCTGGCTTTATTTTAA